The Cryptococcus neoformans var. neoformans B-3501A chromosome 4, whole genome shotgun sequence genome has a window encoding:
- a CDS encoding hypothetical protein (Match to ESTs gb|CF190711.1|CF190711, gb|CF189497.1|CF189497, gb|CF190710.1|CF190710; HMMPfam hit to HpcH_HpaI, HpcH/HpaI aldolase family, score: 138.9, E(): 1.1e-38) has translation MDKRTYLRNDLLAGKPGIGMWLTLPGSALAKTVATIPGFNWILIDAEHGQITDRDYFDLTNHITTEGVSPIIRIPSDEPWLIKRALDSGAHGLMIPMCHNPDVAKKVVSSSKYAARGTRGCGSPFTQIIFGVPESQYEATCNDNLMVIVQIESAEGVKNVESIAAVQGVDVLFVGPFDLAKSMDIEFGGEEHEAAIARTLKACKDNGKKAAIFCMSGAQSRKRLQQGFDMVSIATDTDSIIREFSRQLEDMKA, from the exons ATGGACAAGCGAACCTATCTCAGAAACGACCTTCTTGCTGGAAAACCCGGTATTGGGATGTGGCTCAC GTTGCCTGGGTCCGCATTAGCCAAGACCGTAGCCACTATCCCTGGCTTCAACTGGATCCTTATTGATGCCGAGCATGGCCAGATTACAGACAGGGACTACTTTGAT CTCACCAATCATATCACAACCGAAGGCGTTTCACCCATTATCCGTATCCCCTCCGATGAACCTTGGTTAATCAAGCGGGCCCTCGACTCAGGAGCCCACGGCTTGATGATTCCTATGTGTCACAACCCT GATGTCGCCAAAAAGGTTGTCTCTTCCAGCAAGTACGCTGCTCGAGGCACTCGAGGATGTGGTTCACCTTTCACCCAGATCATCTTCGGTGTTCCCGAGTCTCAATATGAGGCAACTTGCAACGACAACTTGATGGTCATCGTCCAGATCGAGTCGGCAGAGGGTGTGAAGAATGTGGAGTCCATTGCTGCTGTCCAGGGAGTGGATGTTCTTTTCGTTG GCCCCTTTGACCTTGCCAAGTCAATGGACATAGAGTTCGGTGGCGAGGAACACGAGGCGGCTATTGCTCGAACCCTTAAGGCATGTAAAGATAACGGCAAGAAGGCAGCCATCTTTT GCATGTCCGGCGCCCAGTCCAGGAAGCGTTTGCAGCAGGGCTTTGATATGGTTTCAATCGCCACCGATACAGACTCTATAATTCGAGAGTTCTCCAGGCAGCTCGAAGACATGAAGGCTTGA